One Phaseolus vulgaris cultivar G19833 chromosome 4, P. vulgaris v2.0, whole genome shotgun sequence DNA window includes the following coding sequences:
- the LOC137838601 gene encoding uncharacterized protein: MEQESKKAQYDCIAKNIITSALSFDEFFRVSQCESTKEMWDTLEVTHEGTNDVKRARKHTLIQEYEMFRMQKGETIVEVQKRFTHIVNHLLSLEKTFDKEERNIKVFKCLDRS, from the coding sequence ATGGAGCAAGAGAGTAAGAAAGCTCAatatgattgcattgctaagAATATTATCACATCTGCTTTAAGttttgatgagtttttcagggtatcTCAATGTGAGTCtacaaaggaaatgtgggacactcttgaggtgactcatgaaggaacaaatgatgtgaagagagcaagaAAGCACACTCTcatacaagagtatgagatgtttagaatgcagAAGGGTGAAACCATTGTTGAAGTGCAAAAGCGGTTCACTCACATAGTAAATCATCTTCTGAGTCTTGAAAAGACTTTTGACAAAGAGGAACGCAACATCAAAGTtttcaagtgtcttgataggtcATGA